One Sanguibacter sp. HDW7 DNA window includes the following coding sequences:
- a CDS encoding thioredoxin domain-containing protein, whose amino-acid sequence MTSSLVRQRRVLIVATLAIVLVLAAVIASMLRTQPDAPAATPTQAPTATAPATEQPGAGQPPVVERRDPNDLMAIGAVDAPVVLVEWADMRCPYCALVATQTLPDVIEKYVDTGKVRIEFRDVSFFGEQSTDAAVALRAASEQGRFREFLETVFAAAPDKGHADLPRTRLVELAGTAGVPDLARFESDLAREDLHAAVAASTTTAQQLGVSSVPFFVVNGTAFAGAQPLETFTQVLDEALAAAGA is encoded by the coding sequence GTGACCTCCTCCCTCGTGCGCCAGCGGCGCGTCCTCATCGTCGCGACCCTCGCCATCGTCCTCGTGCTGGCTGCCGTCATCGCCTCGATGCTGCGCACCCAGCCCGACGCCCCCGCGGCCACTCCGACTCAGGCCCCGACGGCGACCGCCCCGGCCACCGAGCAGCCGGGCGCGGGCCAGCCGCCCGTCGTCGAGCGCCGCGACCCGAACGACCTCATGGCGATCGGCGCCGTCGACGCGCCCGTCGTCCTCGTCGAGTGGGCGGACATGCGCTGCCCGTACTGCGCGCTCGTCGCGACGCAGACCCTTCCTGACGTCATCGAGAAGTACGTCGACACGGGCAAGGTCCGCATCGAGTTCCGCGACGTGTCGTTCTTCGGCGAGCAGTCGACCGACGCCGCCGTCGCGCTCCGCGCCGCGTCCGAGCAGGGCCGTTTCCGTGAGTTCCTCGAGACGGTCTTCGCGGCTGCCCCCGACAAGGGCCACGCCGACCTCCCGCGCACGCGCCTCGTCGAGCTCGCGGGCACGGCGGGCGTTCCCGATCTCGCGAGGTTCGAGTCCGACCTCGCGCGCGAGGACCTCCATGCCGCTGTCGCGGCCTCCACGACGACGGCCCAGCAGCTCGGGGTGAGCTCGGTCCCGTTCTTCGTCGTCAACGGCACCGCGTTCGCCGGCGCCCAGCCCCTCGAGACGTTCACCCAGGTCCTCGACGAGGCTCTCGCCGCCGCAGGCGCATGA
- a CDS encoding cytochrome c biogenesis CcdA family protein, whose amino-acid sequence MTIGLTGALVGGLLTLLSPCSVMLLPAFFAYAFTSPGRMLARTGVFYLGLLTTLVPLGVLAGSLGAAVAQHRTTLVTVAAGLVIVLGIVQVLGIPLGLPGTRSRTQVGVGAPAVGAQAARSDASERTTSLSVYLLGTVYGLAGVCAGPVLGSVLVLAATGGDPLLGGITLAFFAAGMVAPLLVLAALWSRAPWVRSLVRPRTLRLGPVTTTWTQLVGGLLGIGVGALLIATQGTASLTGILGAADQAELESRALRTAASVPDLALVGLAVVALVAAWVVHSVRARRTAAPAPDALRSDA is encoded by the coding sequence ATGACGATCGGCCTCACCGGGGCGCTCGTCGGGGGGCTGCTCACGCTGCTGAGCCCGTGCTCGGTCATGCTCCTGCCGGCGTTCTTCGCGTACGCGTTCACGTCCCCCGGCCGCATGCTCGCCCGCACGGGGGTCTTCTACCTCGGGTTGCTCACGACGCTCGTGCCGCTCGGCGTCCTCGCCGGGAGCCTCGGTGCGGCCGTCGCTCAGCACCGCACGACGCTCGTCACTGTCGCCGCGGGCCTCGTCATCGTCCTCGGCATCGTCCAGGTGCTCGGCATCCCGCTCGGGCTGCCGGGCACGCGCTCACGTACGCAGGTCGGTGTCGGCGCCCCAGCGGTCGGGGCGCAGGCAGCCCGCTCGGACGCATCCGAACGCACGACGTCGCTGTCCGTCTACCTGCTCGGCACGGTCTACGGCCTCGCCGGGGTGTGCGCGGGCCCCGTGCTCGGCTCGGTGCTCGTCCTCGCCGCGACGGGCGGGGACCCCCTGCTCGGCGGCATCACCCTCGCGTTCTTCGCGGCAGGCATGGTCGCGCCGCTGCTCGTGCTCGCGGCACTGTGGTCACGGGCTCCCTGGGTGCGCTCGCTGGTGCGCCCGCGCACGCTGCGCCTCGGCCCCGTGACGACGACGTGGACGCAGCTCGTCGGCGGACTGCTCGGCATCGGTGTCGGCGCCCTGCTCATCGCCACGCAGGGGACGGCCTCGCTCACGGGCATCCTCGGCGCCGCGGACCAGGCAGAGCTCGAGTCGCGCGCTCTGCGCACGGCCGCCTCGGTACCCGACCTCGCACTCGTCGGACTTGCAGTCGTCGCGCTCGTGGCCGCGTGGGTCGTGCACAGCGTCCGCGCGCGACGCACGGCAGCGCCCGCCCCGGACGCCCTCAGGTCCGACGCGTGA
- a CDS encoding GntR family transcriptional regulator produces MTTLSAAERAFESVRDAIVRGTLAPGTMLAENALAEGLGVSRTPVRTALARLQDEGWITVFPKRGALVRGLDDRDVLDLADARHMLESSMVARATPAARAALADRLGAEIDHQEQVLRAQDLDAFIDLTVTFHRSFVEVGGNALVLELESRLADRHRHVLHLHGAAMLDRWEQIVAEHRELVVQLRDDPAEFSRALRLHQADSIAPGSRNQ; encoded by the coding sequence GTGACCACCCTCTCCGCCGCCGAGCGTGCCTTCGAGAGCGTCCGCGACGCGATCGTCCGGGGCACGCTCGCACCCGGCACGATGCTCGCGGAGAATGCGCTCGCCGAGGGGCTGGGCGTGAGCCGCACGCCCGTGCGCACAGCGCTCGCGCGGCTGCAGGACGAGGGCTGGATCACCGTCTTCCCCAAGCGGGGCGCGCTCGTGCGCGGTCTCGACGATCGCGACGTCCTCGATCTTGCCGACGCCCGGCACATGCTCGAGTCGTCGATGGTCGCACGCGCGACCCCGGCTGCTCGCGCGGCGCTCGCCGACCGGCTCGGCGCAGAGATCGACCACCAGGAGCAGGTCCTGCGCGCCCAGGACCTCGACGCGTTCATCGACCTGACGGTCACCTTCCACCGGTCGTTCGTCGAGGTCGGCGGCAACGCGCTCGTGCTCGAGCTCGAGTCGCGCCTCGCGGACCGGCACCGGCACGTCCTCCATCTCCACGGTGCGGCGATGCTCGACCGCTGGGAGCAGATCGTCGCGGAGCACCGGGAGCTCGTCGTCCAGCTGCGTGACGACCCGGCCGAGTTCTCGCGAGCGCTGCGGCTGCACCAGGCGGACTCGATCGCGCCGGGGTCCCGCAACCAGTAG
- a CDS encoding phosphoribosylanthranilate isomerase codes for MLVKICGLSTATTARVAVEAGAGAIGVVMSPRSPRHVDRTQAVAVVEAARAASSEVLTVLVTAELSAADAVREALAVGVDAVQLHGPRYDRVDLAAVAAAGLVPWRAVSLADDPAPVVGALGEDVLLLDAPVPGSGEAWDLALLGDRRLEGRWMLAGGLTPLNVTDALRAVRPWGVDVSSGVERTRGVKDDGLVRAFVEAALGA; via the coding sequence ATGCTCGTGAAGATCTGTGGTCTGTCGACCGCCACCACGGCGCGCGTCGCCGTCGAGGCGGGAGCTGGCGCGATCGGCGTCGTCATGAGCCCGCGCAGCCCCCGGCACGTCGACCGCACACAGGCGGTCGCGGTCGTGGAGGCTGCGCGCGCCGCGAGCTCCGAGGTGCTCACGGTGCTCGTCACGGCCGAGCTCTCCGCCGCCGACGCCGTGCGCGAGGCGCTCGCCGTCGGCGTCGACGCAGTCCAGCTTCACGGTCCGCGCTACGACCGCGTCGACCTTGCCGCCGTCGCCGCCGCGGGCCTCGTGCCGTGGCGCGCGGTGTCGCTCGCCGACGACCCCGCGCCCGTCGTCGGCGCGCTCGGCGAGGACGTCCTTCTGCTCGACGCCCCCGTGCCCGGCTCGGGTGAGGCGTGGGACCTCGCGCTGCTCGGCGACCGCCGGCTCGAGGGTCGCTGGATGCTCGCGGGCGGCCTCACCCCGCTCAACGTCACGGACGCCCTGCGGGCGGTGCGCCCGTGGGGCGTCGACGTGTCCTCGGGCGTCGAGCGGACGCGTGGAGTCAAGGACGACGGGCTCGTGCGGGCCTTCGTCGAGGCGGCGCTCGGGGCCTGA